Proteins encoded together in one Megasphaera vaginalis (ex Bordigoni et al. 2020) window:
- the lpxC gene encoding UDP-3-O-acyl-N-acetylglucosamine deacetylase, translating into MSGSVQTTLADSVAYDGIGLHAAADVHMVLRPAAADTGICFVRTDLPGKPSVPARLACVTNTMRATTLERGAAKVFTVEHLLSALQGLGIDNCIVEMDSAEPPVGDGSSRDFVELIRRAGIASLTEPKRYAVVRQQHIIQEEDKFVAVIPYDGFRITFTSINPHPLLGLQFFDAEVTEESYIREIAFARTIAFTQELEMLRKMGLGKGGTIENVVVYDATTCLSRVRSGDELVRHKVLDVIGDLALLGRPLKGHVIAVKSSHKLNNLLAQAIDEELDQEVLK; encoded by the coding sequence ATGTCTGGTTCAGTCCAAACGACATTAGCTGATTCCGTTGCTTATGACGGCATCGGTCTTCATGCGGCGGCGGACGTGCATATGGTGCTGCGTCCTGCGGCGGCGGATACGGGCATTTGTTTCGTCCGTACCGACCTGCCCGGCAAGCCGTCTGTACCGGCACGGCTTGCCTGTGTAACGAACACGATGCGGGCGACGACCCTGGAACGGGGAGCGGCGAAGGTGTTTACAGTGGAACATCTCCTGTCGGCCTTGCAGGGATTGGGAATTGATAACTGCATCGTGGAAATGGATTCCGCCGAGCCGCCGGTCGGCGATGGCAGCAGCCGGGATTTCGTTGAGCTCATTCGACGGGCGGGCATTGCCTCCCTGACGGAGCCAAAACGGTACGCCGTCGTACGGCAGCAGCATATCATCCAGGAAGAGGACAAATTTGTCGCCGTTATTCCGTATGACGGATTTCGGATTACCTTTACATCTATCAATCCGCATCCCTTGCTGGGGCTCCAGTTTTTTGACGCAGAAGTCACGGAAGAATCCTATATCAGGGAAATCGCCTTTGCCCGTACGATCGCATTCACGCAGGAATTGGAAATGCTCCGGAAAATGGGGCTCGGCAAAGGCGGCACAATTGAGAACGTCGTTGTGTACGATGCGACGACATGTCTCTCCCGCGTGCGCAGCGGCGATGAACTCGTGCGACATAAAGTATTGGATGTCATCGGCGATTTGGCGTTGCTCGGCAGACCGCTCAAAGGGCATGTCATTGCCGTCAAATCAAGTCATAAATTGAATAATTTGCTGGCGCAGGCCATTGATGAAGAACTTGATCAGGAGGTATTGAAATGA
- the fabZ gene encoding 3-hydroxyacyl-ACP dehydratase FabZ, with protein sequence MILEVTDIMEILPHRYPMLLVDRIVELEPMKYAVGIKNATFNELFFQGHFPGKPVMPGVLLAEAMAQVGGVALLYPEENRGLIPFFTGIDKLRFRHPVRPGDQVVMRADIVKIKGMMGKVKAIGKVGDTVCAEGEYLFALMPGQDSEE encoded by the coding sequence ATGATTTTGGAAGTAACCGATATTATGGAAATTTTGCCGCATCGCTATCCCATGCTCTTAGTCGATCGGATCGTCGAATTGGAACCGATGAAATATGCCGTCGGCATCAAAAATGCGACTTTTAACGAGCTCTTCTTTCAAGGCCACTTTCCCGGCAAGCCCGTCATGCCCGGCGTCCTTCTGGCCGAAGCCATGGCGCAGGTCGGCGGCGTAGCCTTGCTGTATCCTGAAGAGAACCGCGGTCTCATCCCTTTCTTTACGGGGATCGACAAGTTGCGTTTCCGTCACCCCGTGCGGCCTGGCGACCAAGTCGTCATGCGTGCCGATATTGTTAAGATAAAGGGCATGATGGGAAAAGTCAAAGCGATAGGTAAGGTCGGCGATACGGTTTGTGCCGAAGGGGAATATCTTTTTGCGCTGATGCCTGGACAGGATTCGGAAGAATAG
- the lpxA gene encoding acyl-ACP--UDP-N-acetylglucosamine O-acyltransferase, translated as MTEEKESLVQCIHPTAVIDPQAEIGPGVKIGPYAVIGPHVKIGRGTEIMAHVTIDGWTTIGEECRFFPSASIGSEPQDLKYHGEKSFVIIGDRSVFREFVTVSSATGEGEETRIGSDCLFQACTHIAHNCNVGNHVIMSNCAGLAGHVIVEDRVVIGGMAGVHQFVKVGRNCMIGGLAKVVQDIPPFVIADGQPARCIGLNSVGLSRAGISETVRRELKKAFRILYRSGLNLGQAITEMEQELDSYEEVEHFLRFLRNAERGICRGTK; from the coding sequence ATGACCGAGGAAAAGGAAAGCCTGGTGCAGTGCATACATCCGACGGCTGTTATCGATCCGCAGGCGGAAATCGGTCCGGGCGTCAAGATCGGACCTTATGCCGTTATCGGACCTCATGTGAAGATAGGCAGGGGTACGGAGATTATGGCCCATGTGACGATCGACGGCTGGACGACGATTGGTGAGGAGTGCCGCTTTTTTCCGTCGGCATCTATTGGCTCCGAGCCGCAGGATCTGAAATATCATGGCGAGAAAAGCTTTGTCATCATCGGGGACAGATCGGTATTTCGTGAGTTTGTGACGGTCAGCAGCGCGACCGGTGAAGGCGAAGAAACGCGGATCGGCAGCGACTGTCTCTTTCAGGCATGTACGCATATTGCGCATAACTGTAACGTCGGCAATCATGTCATCATGAGCAATTGCGCCGGTCTGGCAGGACACGTTATCGTCGAAGATCGTGTCGTAATCGGCGGTATGGCAGGCGTTCATCAGTTTGTCAAAGTAGGCCGCAATTGCATGATCGGCGGTTTGGCGAAAGTCGTTCAGGATATTCCTCCTTTTGTCATTGCCGATGGGCAGCCGGCTCGTTGCATCGGCTTGAACAGCGTCGGCCTTTCCCGCGCCGGCATATCCGAAACGGTGCGGCGTGAATTGAAAAAAGCATTCCGCATTTTGTATCGTTCCGGGTTGAATCTGGGGCAAGCTATCACCGAGATGGAGCAGGAACTGGACAGTTATGAAGAGGTGGAGCATTTTCTGCGCTTTTTGCGCAATGCCGAACGAGGTATTTGCCGCGGCACAAAATGA
- a CDS encoding LpxI family protein, translating to MEKLGLLAGIGNLPVEFMRAAQTTGHEVVVIAVVEGTAPELEREANIYYKINVAKLDKIIKTMKGEGVSKVTMIGKVTKEILFRGLKFPDFRAIKLLAALHNRKDDTIMLAIVDELAKDGIEIVDQTAYLKPLLPPVGVLTKRRPTAEEAEDIRFGFAAAKAIGGLDIGQTVVVKQKAVMAVEAIEGTDACIRRGGELGRGRAVVVKVAKPNQDWRFDVPAVGRTTLQSMLESGCTVLAMEAGRTLFVEQEAVLSLANEKGVCICAVDGT from the coding sequence ATGGAAAAGCTCGGTCTTTTAGCCGGTATCGGCAACCTTCCCGTCGAATTTATGCGCGCAGCCCAGACGACGGGGCATGAAGTAGTCGTCATTGCCGTTGTCGAAGGGACGGCGCCGGAACTGGAAAGGGAAGCGAATATATATTATAAGATCAATGTGGCCAAATTGGACAAGATCATTAAGACCATGAAAGGCGAAGGCGTTTCCAAAGTCACGATGATCGGCAAGGTGACGAAGGAAATACTGTTCCGAGGTCTGAAATTTCCCGATTTTCGGGCGATCAAATTATTGGCGGCTCTGCACAATCGCAAGGACGATACGATTATGTTGGCCATTGTTGATGAACTGGCCAAAGACGGGATTGAAATCGTCGATCAGACGGCCTATCTGAAACCGTTGTTGCCGCCGGTCGGAGTATTGACGAAACGCCGGCCGACAGCCGAAGAAGCTGAAGATATCCGTTTCGGCTTTGCGGCGGCTAAAGCTATCGGCGGACTCGATATCGGTCAGACCGTCGTCGTTAAGCAGAAGGCCGTTATGGCTGTCGAGGCGATTGAAGGGACTGACGCCTGCATCCGCCGCGGCGGCGAACTGGGACGAGGCAGAGCCGTCGTCGTCAAAGTCGCCAAGCCGAATCAGGACTGGCGTTTCGATGTGCCGGCTGTCGGCAGGACGACATTGCAGTCAATGTTGGAAAGCGGTTGTACCGTTTTGGCAATGGAGGCGGGGCGAACTCTTTTCGTCGAACAGGAAGCGGTGCTGTCTCTGGCGAATGAAAAAGGCGTCTGCATCTGTGCCGTCGACGGGACGTAG
- the lpxB gene encoding lipid-A-disaccharide synthase: MKIMLSAGEASGDLHGANLASALKKLEPSVELIGMGGSQMAAAGVDIRYDIKNLGFIGIGEIIKKIPFFFRLRSFLVKLMAEERPDALVCIDYPGFNMRLIKKAKAAGIPVIYYILPTIWAWQKGRGPVIAKYTDLAVSLFPFEADLYRAIGANVIYTGHPLLDTVRPALTKAASYAYFGLSADKPVVLLMPGSRMQEVTGLLPTMLEGAKLIAEAVPEVQFIMPRASTIDGGILRDLVAASGLAVHIGEDHTYDMMQISSAAVVASGTATLETALMAVPTLLVYRIGALSYALSKILVHIESIGLPNIIMGRRIIPELWQDEVTGENIAAAVVPLLQHETQRQTAVKALAAVRAEMGEGGSMERTAAAILRFIKEKSLDGTI, from the coding sequence ATGAAAATTATGCTCTCTGCCGGAGAAGCTTCCGGCGATCTTCATGGCGCCAATCTGGCCAGCGCTTTAAAAAAACTGGAGCCGTCGGTTGAATTGATCGGCATGGGCGGCAGTCAGATGGCTGCGGCCGGTGTCGATATCCGTTACGATATCAAGAATCTCGGTTTTATCGGTATCGGTGAAATTATCAAAAAAATCCCCTTTTTCTTTCGGCTCCGTTCCTTCCTCGTCAAATTGATGGCGGAAGAAAGACCGGATGCCTTGGTCTGTATCGATTATCCCGGTTTTAACATGCGCCTGATCAAGAAGGCGAAAGCCGCCGGTATACCGGTCATTTATTACATCTTACCGACGATTTGGGCCTGGCAGAAGGGCCGCGGACCCGTTATTGCCAAATATACGGATCTGGCCGTATCCCTTTTTCCTTTTGAAGCGGATCTGTATCGGGCCATCGGAGCCAACGTTATCTATACGGGGCATCCGCTTTTAGACACCGTCCGCCCTGCGCTGACAAAAGCGGCGTCTTATGCGTATTTCGGTCTTTCTGCGGACAAGCCCGTCGTTCTCCTCATGCCGGGCAGCCGGATGCAGGAGGTGACTGGGCTGTTGCCGACGATGTTGGAAGGAGCGAAGCTGATCGCCGAAGCTGTCCCGGAGGTCCAGTTTATCATGCCGCGGGCTTCGACGATTGACGGCGGTATTTTGCGGGACCTCGTTGCGGCGAGCGGTCTGGCGGTACATATCGGAGAGGATCATACGTATGACATGATGCAGATCAGTAGCGCCGCTGTCGTGGCTTCCGGAACGGCAACCTTGGAGACGGCCTTGATGGCAGTGCCGACGTTGTTGGTTTACCGGATCGGAGCCTTGTCATATGCCTTGTCCAAGATACTGGTGCACATCGAAAGTATCGGTTTGCCCAATATTATTATGGGCCGCCGCATTATACCGGAGCTCTGGCAGGACGAAGTGACCGGTGAGAATATTGCCGCCGCCGTCGTTCCGCTATTGCAGCATGAGACGCAGCGGCAGACTGCCGTCAAGGCTTTGGCCGCAGTCAGAGCGGAAATGGGGGAAGGCGGCTCGATGGAACGAACTGCTGCCGCCATTTTACGATTCATAAAGGAGAAATCTCTGGATGGAACAATATAA
- a CDS encoding ABC transporter ATP-binding protein, protein MEQYNSWQSYKRLLAFVKPYTKRLTIAVVCMAFSGLSNVVVPWLIKDVIDKVLANKDVYTLNLIVIGILILFFLRGFFYFGQRYLMSYVGQKIVNDIREKLYRHLQTLSLSYYDRRKTGDIMSNLTNDVTALQTAIAGNLISFVQEAVILIGSLISMVYLYWKLTLLTLVIVPLVVVTINFFGGRLRRAGHEVQGKMADITSLLEEAISGIRIIRSFNREDFEIRRFMVQNDNNFWALMKTTKLTSMLTPFIQFFAAIAVTGIIWYGGMSVIEGKMTAGALIAFLIYAINLANPVRRISEIYGDIQKSLAAADRVFATLDTTADVKEKENAVTLATVQGRIEFDCVSFAYDQEHLALNHFDLSVAPGEVVALVGPSGAGKSTVANLLPRFYDVTAGALRIDGIDVRDVTFSSLRNQIGLVPQETMLFNATIRENILYGRLDAAAAEVVAAAKAANAHEFIMELPGGYDAVVGDRGSALSGGQRQRIAIARAILKNPRILILDEATSALDTESEKIVQAALDRLMQGRTAVVIAHRLSTVRNADKIVVIDHGRIAEMGTHDDLLARQGLYASLYAVQFNKSTEEAV, encoded by the coding sequence ATGGAACAATATAACAGCTGGCAAAGCTACAAAAGGCTGTTGGCCTTTGTTAAACCATATACCAAACGGCTGACTATCGCCGTTGTCTGTATGGCTTTTTCCGGCTTGAGCAACGTCGTCGTGCCGTGGCTGATCAAGGATGTTATTGACAAGGTCCTGGCAAACAAAGATGTATATACGCTGAACCTGATCGTCATCGGTATTTTGATTCTTTTTTTCCTGCGCGGTTTCTTCTATTTCGGACAGCGGTATTTAATGAGCTATGTCGGGCAGAAAATTGTCAATGATATCCGCGAAAAACTGTACCGTCACCTGCAAACCCTGTCGTTATCCTACTATGACAGGCGCAAGACGGGCGATATCATGAGCAATTTGACGAATGATGTCACGGCGCTGCAGACGGCGATTGCCGGGAATTTGATCTCTTTCGTTCAGGAAGCAGTCATTCTCATCGGCTCGCTGATCTCCATGGTTTATTTGTACTGGAAGTTGACACTGCTGACCTTGGTCATTGTTCCCCTCGTCGTCGTGACGATCAATTTTTTCGGCGGCCGTCTGCGCCGGGCTGGCCACGAGGTGCAGGGCAAGATGGCGGATATTACGTCGCTGTTGGAAGAAGCGATTTCGGGCATTCGGATTATCCGCTCCTTCAATCGTGAAGATTTTGAGATCAGGCGTTTTATGGTGCAGAATGACAATAATTTCTGGGCCCTGATGAAAACGACGAAGCTGACTTCCATGCTGACACCGTTCATCCAATTTTTTGCCGCCATTGCCGTCACCGGTATCATCTGGTACGGCGGCATGAGCGTTATTGAAGGGAAAATGACGGCAGGCGCGTTGATTGCTTTTTTGATTTATGCCATTAATTTAGCGAATCCGGTGCGGCGAATCAGTGAGATTTACGGTGATATCCAGAAATCCCTGGCAGCTGCCGACAGAGTCTTTGCAACGTTGGATACGACTGCCGACGTCAAGGAGAAGGAAAATGCCGTCACGCTGGCAACTGTACAGGGGCGAATCGAGTTCGATTGCGTATCTTTCGCTTATGATCAGGAGCACTTGGCGCTGAATCATTTCGATCTGTCCGTCGCACCGGGTGAAGTGGTTGCCCTGGTCGGGCCCAGCGGCGCCGGCAAGTCGACGGTAGCCAATTTGCTGCCGCGCTTTTATGATGTCACGGCCGGAGCCTTGCGGATCGACGGTATCGACGTCAGAGACGTCACGTTTTCATCGCTGCGCAATCAGATTGGTCTGGTGCCGCAGGAGACGATGCTTTTCAACGCCACGATACGGGAAAACATCCTTTACGGACGGCTTGACGCTGCCGCTGCGGAGGTCGTCGCCGCGGCAAAAGCTGCTAATGCGCATGAGTTCATTATGGAGTTGCCCGGCGGTTATGACGCCGTTGTCGGCGACCGCGGCAGCGCTCTTTCCGGCGGCCAGCGGCAGCGTATCGCTATTGCCAGAGCCATTTTAAAGAATCCGCGGATCCTGATTCTGGACGAAGCGACGTCGGCGCTAGATACGGAAAGCGAAAAAATCGTTCAGGCAGCTTTAGATCGACTGATGCAAGGGCGTACAGCCGTTGTCATCGCGCATCGCCTGAGTACGGTTCGCAATGCCGACAAAATTGTCGTTATCGATCATGGCCGTATTGCGGAAATGGGAACGCATGATGATTTGCTGGCGCGGCAAGGGCTGTACGCCAGCCTGTATGCCGTCCAGTTCAACAAAAGTACAGAGGAAGCAGTATGA
- a CDS encoding 3-deoxy-D-manno-octulosonic acid transferase, whose protein sequence is MISNLKAKSLYWLYNMLLVMYWASLIPVLIYRLVKEEGFYQRIKQSIGYLPADLKQKIANRQAIWIHAASVGEIVAASPIVREIRRDHPEEILIVSVVTATGFRMAHQIIDSADGILYFPLDLPYFTNRILNIVKPKVIVLVETEIWPNFLRIAAHKHIPVMMMNGRISVRSAKRYRIITFFTRRVLSTIRVFCMQSRIDADYIISIGAAAEKVVITGNTKYDQTYGIVTAEEKKKLLREFGFPDNPYPIMIAGSTHKGENGAVYKAFSRVRENFPEARLIIAPRYVYQADIIHDEGLRYGISMAKRSDMQKGKLPSGPYDGILLDTIGELGRVYSLGDLIFVGGSLVRVGGHNILEPAAHGKPIVVGPNMFNFVEIFELLSSRGACVMVQNETEFIATCLDILTDRLRADRMKASCLSVVRENQGATARNLQELQRLLSDLQLWR, encoded by the coding sequence ATGATATCTAATTTGAAAGCAAAGTCTCTTTACTGGCTTTATAATATGCTGTTGGTCATGTATTGGGCCTCGTTGATACCGGTACTGATTTACAGACTGGTCAAGGAAGAAGGCTTTTATCAGCGTATTAAACAGAGCATCGGTTATTTGCCCGCCGATTTGAAACAGAAAATCGCCAATCGTCAGGCGATCTGGATTCATGCGGCTTCTGTCGGCGAGATAGTGGCTGCCAGCCCGATTGTCCGGGAGATCCGGCGCGATCACCCGGAGGAGATTCTCATCGTATCCGTCGTTACGGCGACGGGGTTCCGCATGGCACACCAAATCATAGACAGCGCTGACGGGATTTTGTACTTTCCTCTCGATTTGCCGTATTTTACCAACAGAATATTGAATATCGTCAAACCGAAGGTTATCGTTTTGGTGGAGACGGAGATATGGCCCAATTTTCTGCGCATTGCGGCGCACAAGCATATTCCCGTCATGATGATGAACGGCCGCATCAGCGTGCGGAGCGCCAAACGATATCGCATCATCACGTTTTTTACGCGCCGTGTTTTGTCTACGATCCGCGTTTTTTGCATGCAGAGCCGGATCGATGCCGACTATATCATTTCTATCGGCGCGGCGGCGGAAAAGGTTGTTATCACGGGGAATACGAAATATGATCAGACCTACGGTATTGTGACGGCAGAAGAAAAGAAAAAACTGTTGCGCGAATTCGGGTTTCCCGACAACCCGTATCCGATCATGATTGCCGGTAGTACGCACAAAGGAGAGAACGGCGCTGTATACAAAGCTTTCAGCCGCGTGCGCGAGAATTTCCCTGAAGCGCGCCTGATTATTGCGCCGCGGTACGTATATCAGGCCGATATCATCCATGATGAAGGATTGCGGTATGGTATTTCCATGGCCAAGCGGAGCGATATGCAGAAGGGAAAGCTTCCGTCCGGACCGTATGACGGTATCCTGCTCGATACGATCGGCGAGTTGGGACGTGTGTACAGTTTAGGCGATCTGATTTTTGTCGGCGGCAGCCTGGTTCGTGTCGGCGGTCATAATATTCTGGAACCGGCAGCGCACGGCAAACCGATCGTCGTCGGTCCGAATATGTTCAATTTTGTTGAAATATTCGAACTGTTGAGCAGTCGCGGCGCCTGTGTCATGGTGCAGAATGAAACGGAATTTATCGCAACCTGTCTCGATATCCTGACTGACAGGTTGCGGGCTGACCGGATGAAGGCCAGCTGTCTCTCCGTCGTCAGGGAGAATCAAGGTGCGACGGCTCGCAATTTACAAGAGCTACAACGGTTGTTAAGTGATCTGCAATTGTGGAGATGA
- the lpxK gene encoding tetraacyldisaccharide 4'-kinase, translating to MSVQQSIADWYLSLINGANHTIPEKAVLTLLEFVSKVYEHGVRKRYAAYVSGKRTTQSLPVPVISIGNITMGGTGKTPMACWIAKWLQRERYRLAVLNRGYRSAGEKKGAVVSDGRQVFLTPEDGGDEACLLARSLPGVPVLVGKNRGQTGSKAIRDFHAQVLLLDDGYQHWQLGRNLDIVLIDGTDPVGNGEVLPRGSLREPLEGLERADIFIITKADIADEEDKEKIYTLLRHYNQEAPIAEAVHKPKWCVPFADWLQGNAAGSLSEDSGVVALSALGNPTSFEETLREMEYEVRHTVRFPDHHRYGSDDLLQAAAVAAEKKAVLVTTEKDAVKMDGTFIMEHEIELYVLGIEIEIIAGRKELEKLLKRTMEDMS from the coding sequence ATGTCTGTGCAGCAATCAATAGCGGATTGGTATCTGTCCCTGATCAACGGGGCAAATCATACGATACCGGAAAAAGCGGTGTTAACACTGCTGGAGTTCGTTTCCAAGGTATATGAGCACGGTGTTCGGAAGCGGTATGCCGCCTATGTCTCGGGAAAACGGACAACGCAGTCTCTGCCTGTTCCGGTTATCAGTATCGGCAATATTACGATGGGCGGCACAGGAAAAACGCCGATGGCCTGCTGGATCGCCAAATGGTTGCAACGGGAACGGTACCGCCTCGCCGTTCTGAATCGGGGATATCGATCTGCCGGCGAAAAAAAAGGCGCCGTCGTCTCAGACGGCAGGCAAGTTTTCCTTACGCCTGAAGATGGCGGTGATGAAGCCTGCCTGTTGGCGAGAAGTCTGCCCGGCGTCCCCGTCCTGGTCGGTAAAAACCGAGGGCAAACCGGCAGCAAGGCGATTCGCGATTTTCATGCACAGGTTCTGTTGCTTGACGACGGATATCAGCATTGGCAGCTCGGCCGGAATTTGGACATCGTTCTGATAGACGGCACCGATCCTGTCGGTAACGGGGAAGTGCTGCCGCGCGGCAGCCTGCGGGAACCGTTGGAAGGATTGGAGCGCGCCGATATTTTCATCATCACGAAAGCCGATATTGCCGACGAGGAAGATAAAGAAAAAATTTATACCCTTTTGCGTCATTACAATCAGGAGGCCCCCATTGCCGAGGCCGTGCATAAACCGAAGTGGTGCGTGCCCTTTGCGGATTGGCTGCAGGGCAACGCAGCCGGCTCGCTTTCCGAAGATAGCGGCGTCGTGGCGTTGTCGGCTTTGGGAAATCCGACATCCTTTGAAGAAACGCTTCGGGAAATGGAGTATGAAGTGCGCCATACCGTGCGTTTTCCCGACCATCATCGGTACGGGTCCGACGACCTGCTGCAGGCCGCCGCTGTTGCTGCCGAAAAAAAAGCCGTCCTGGTAACGACGGAGAAAGATGCCGTAAAGATGGACGGAACCTTCATTATGGAACACGAAATCGAGCTGTACGTGCTCGGCATTGAAATCGAGATCATCGCCGGCCGTAAGGAATTGGAAAAACTATTGAAACGTACGATGGAGGATATGTCATGA
- the kdsB gene encoding 3-deoxy-manno-octulosonate cytidylyltransferase codes for MKFICIIPARYASTRLPGKPLLDIAGKPMIQRVYEQAKQAACLSDVIVATDAPSVYDCVVSFGGKAVMTREDHTNGTDRLAEAIGHFPDADVIVNVQGDEPLITADVISSLCRAFEEDASLTMATVATPLAEEEYDDVGAVKVVTNCCGEALYFSRSLIPYGRNPYTAGSRPCKHIGIYAYGRDFLLKYANMAPTPLESAESLEQLRVLENGYKIKVIKTAHRFIGIDTPEDLQRIRAYFAKEKKA; via the coding sequence ATGAAATTTATCTGCATCATTCCGGCACGTTACGCATCGACGCGCCTGCCGGGAAAGCCGTTGCTGGACATTGCCGGCAAACCGATGATTCAGCGTGTCTATGAACAGGCGAAACAGGCGGCGTGTCTTTCGGACGTCATCGTCGCGACAGATGCTCCGTCCGTCTATGATTGCGTCGTCTCATTCGGCGGCAAGGCTGTCATGACGCGCGAAGACCATACGAACGGAACCGATCGTCTGGCAGAGGCGATCGGACACTTTCCGGACGCCGACGTCATCGTCAACGTTCAGGGTGACGAGCCGCTGATCACGGCTGATGTAATCTCTTCATTGTGCCGTGCTTTTGAAGAGGATGCGTCCCTTACGATGGCAACGGTAGCGACACCGCTGGCCGAAGAGGAGTATGACGATGTCGGCGCCGTCAAAGTTGTCACCAACTGTTGCGGAGAAGCTCTCTACTTTTCCCGATCGCTGATTCCCTACGGCAGGAACCCCTATACGGCGGGAAGCAGACCATGTAAGCATATCGGTATTTATGCCTATGGACGCGATTTTTTGCTGAAATATGCAAACATGGCGCCAACGCCGTTAGAATCAGCTGAATCGCTGGAACAGTTGCGGGTTCTCGAAAATGGTTATAAGATTAAAGTGATCAAAACGGCGCATCGGTTTATCGGTATTGATACGCCGGAAGACTTACAGCGGATTCGAGCGTATTTTGCAAAGGAGAAAAAGGCATGA
- the kdsA gene encoding 3-deoxy-8-phosphooctulonate synthase, whose translation MKGVHIGRINVGHDGKLFVMAGPCVIEGRERTLKIGKAMKAICENLGLTYVFKASFDKANRSSHTSYRGPGLAEGLSILQEIKEELQVPVVSDIHGAEQAKPAAAVLDIIQIPAFLCRQTDLLEAAAATGKCVNVKKGQFLAPEDMKNVVEKIRHGGNENILLTERGVTMGYHNLVVDMRSFPIMRSFGYPVVFDATHSVQLPGGAGTKSAGQRQYVGTLARAAAGAGIDGIFMEVHDNPQEALSDGPNMLYLTQVEDLLRDVMAIHAIAQQSKETAEE comes from the coding sequence ATGAAAGGTGTACATATAGGCCGTATAAACGTCGGCCATGACGGCAAGCTGTTCGTAATGGCCGGGCCCTGCGTCATTGAAGGCCGTGAACGTACGTTGAAGATCGGCAAGGCGATGAAAGCGATTTGTGAAAATTTGGGATTGACCTATGTGTTTAAAGCTTCTTTCGACAAGGCGAACCGCTCTTCGCACACGTCATACAGGGGCCCCGGACTGGCTGAAGGGTTAAGCATACTGCAAGAAATCAAAGAGGAATTGCAGGTTCCCGTCGTCAGCGACATTCACGGAGCGGAACAGGCCAAGCCGGCGGCGGCGGTGCTTGATATTATTCAGATTCCCGCTTTTTTATGCCGCCAGACCGATCTCTTGGAAGCGGCGGCTGCAACGGGAAAATGTGTAAACGTTAAAAAAGGGCAATTCCTGGCGCCGGAAGATATGAAAAATGTTGTCGAAAAAATAAGGCATGGCGGCAATGAAAATATTCTGCTCACGGAACGAGGCGTGACGATGGGGTACCATAACCTGGTCGTCGACATGCGCAGTTTTCCGATCATGCGTTCTTTCGGCTATCCCGTCGTTTTCGACGCCACGCACAGCGTGCAGCTGCCCGGCGGCGCCGGTACGAAATCGGCAGGGCAGCGCCAGTATGTAGGAACTTTGGCGAGAGCTGCTGCCGGCGCCGGCATAGACGGTATTTTTATGGAGGTTCATGATAATCCGCAGGAAGCGCTCAGCGACGGGCCGAACATGCTCTATCTGACACAGGTGGAGGATTTGCTGCGTGATGTCATGGCCATCCATGCAATTGCGCAACAAAGTAAAGAAACGGCTGAAGAATGA